The following proteins are co-located in the Microcystis wesenbergii NRERC-220 genome:
- a CDS encoding cytochrome c oxidase subunit 3: MQGSTLEDSQLSVNYHQETVEHGHHGHPDHRLFGVVLFLVAESSIFLGLFAAFLFYRTMLPVWPPAGTPELELTLPTINTIILVSSSFVMHIGQKAIKQNNNAGLQLWFGITALMGIIFLCGQGYEYYHAEFGLTTNVFTSAFYALTGFHGLHVTFGLVLILSVLWRSRQKDHYSSQSHFGVEAAELYWHFVDVVWIILFLLVYILR, translated from the coding sequence ATGCAAGGTTCAACGCTCGAAGATTCTCAACTCTCTGTCAATTATCATCAGGAAACGGTGGAACACGGGCATCATGGCCACCCAGATCATCGCTTATTCGGTGTGGTTTTGTTTCTAGTGGCGGAAAGTTCCATCTTTTTAGGCTTATTTGCCGCTTTCTTGTTCTACCGTACCATGTTACCCGTTTGGCCCCCCGCCGGCACGCCAGAACTAGAATTAACCCTACCGACAATTAACACGATTATTCTGGTGTCCAGTAGTTTTGTTATGCACATAGGACAAAAGGCGATTAAACAAAACAATAATGCCGGTTTACAATTGTGGTTCGGCATTACTGCCCTGATGGGAATTATCTTCCTTTGTGGTCAAGGATACGAATATTATCACGCTGAATTCGGTCTGACAACTAATGTTTTCACCAGCGCTTTTTATGCCTTAACTGGATTCCACGGTCTCCACGTTACTTTTGGTTTAGTGCTGATTCTATCTGTCCTCTGGCGTTCTCGTCAAAAAGACCACTATTCTAGTCAATCTCACTTTGGTGTCGAAGCGGCAGAATTATACTGGCATTTCGTCGATGTGGTCTGGATTATCCTGTTTTTACTGGTGTATATCTTACGCTAA
- a CDS encoding acyl-CoA dehydrogenase family protein, whose amino-acid sequence MKKLKQYWTAEALEKDLGDPLNPDNPLSYKRVIEIDESEEFPHEEIRWLYDWKLQHYYIPTDCGGEFTSFEEFVAFVRVLSRRDQTIGIAFTTLFWSFLNWMAGTPEQKQKLARFIMDDYGAMCLGYSEKEHGSDLINGDLTATKVEGGYILNGEKWPINRATISGVSFILAKTDANGGPKCLTLFMVDKRQLDPEKYYNLPKIYTHGVRASDMSGIGFKDCFVPDSMRLREEGDGLELALKGFQITRMLCAAFSHGAADTALRTTLSFAVNRVIYQKTVMDLPQPRRTLVDAFLDILICDCETIPAARGFHIIPEQFSVWASVVKYFVTVRLEEMVNSVYVVLGSRFYMREEHEFGIFQKLLRDNSIISMFDGSSIVNLHALILQLRPLTKYRAKRNSRTMSALKTRLEAIFSLEKSVPPFEPNNLELFGRGMDDSLQGLEIALDMLEGLKDSQEVDAEILENLLMLGNLVLEELNAHDEQISQSKFEYGHDQSPELFEIAKKYCTLHAASACLHTWLYNRSILGEFFARGEWLVLSLHRLLRTLRPLPYTLSEVYVENVAQELLKLYRENQHFSIAPFQLAHSQTTEEKTHELQLQS is encoded by the coding sequence ATGAAAAAGCTTAAGCAATACTGGACTGCTGAAGCACTGGAAAAAGACTTAGGCGATCCTCTCAATCCCGATAACCCTCTATCCTACAAGCGGGTGATCGAAATTGACGAGAGCGAAGAATTTCCCCACGAGGAAATTCGCTGGTTATACGACTGGAAACTCCAACACTACTACATTCCCACGGATTGCGGCGGTGAATTCACCTCTTTTGAGGAATTTGTCGCTTTTGTGCGGGTACTGTCTCGACGGGATCAAACTATCGGCATCGCTTTTACTACCCTATTCTGGTCGTTTTTAAACTGGATGGCGGGAACCCCAGAACAGAAACAGAAGCTCGCCCGTTTTATCATGGATGACTATGGGGCGATGTGTCTGGGTTACTCGGAAAAGGAACACGGCAGCGATCTGATCAATGGTGATCTGACTGCGACGAAGGTGGAAGGAGGTTATATTCTCAATGGTGAGAAATGGCCGATTAACCGGGCGACTATCTCTGGAGTTTCCTTTATTTTGGCGAAAACCGATGCTAACGGCGGGCCAAAGTGTTTAACCCTATTTATGGTCGATAAACGGCAATTAGACCCCGAAAAATACTATAATTTGCCGAAAATATACACCCATGGCGTGCGCGCCTCGGATATGAGTGGCATTGGTTTTAAAGATTGTTTCGTCCCCGATTCCATGCGTTTACGGGAGGAGGGAGACGGTTTAGAATTAGCCCTGAAAGGTTTCCAGATTACCCGAATGTTGTGCGCTGCTTTTTCCCACGGGGCAGCCGATACCGCTTTGAGAACTACCCTCAGTTTTGCCGTTAATCGGGTAATTTATCAGAAAACTGTGATGGATTTGCCCCAACCCCGGCGCACTCTCGTGGATGCTTTCCTTGACATCCTTATTTGCGATTGCGAGACGATTCCGGCCGCGAGAGGTTTTCATATTATCCCCGAACAGTTTAGCGTCTGGGCTTCGGTGGTAAAATATTTTGTCACCGTCCGTCTGGAGGAGATGGTTAATAGTGTTTATGTGGTCTTGGGATCGCGTTTTTATATGCGAGAAGAACACGAATTCGGCATCTTCCAGAAGCTACTGCGGGATAATTCGATTATCAGTATGTTTGACGGCAGTTCGATCGTCAATCTCCATGCTTTAATCCTACAATTGCGTCCTTTAACTAAATATCGGGCTAAACGCAACTCGCGCACCATGTCGGCGTTAAAAACCCGTTTAGAGGCGATTTTTAGCCTAGAAAAGTCGGTTCCTCCCTTTGAACCCAATAATTTAGAATTATTTGGCCGGGGAATGGATGATTCCCTACAGGGTTTAGAGATTGCCCTTGATATGCTAGAGGGATTGAAAGATTCTCAGGAGGTGGACGCAGAGATATTAGAAAATCTGTTGATGTTGGGTAATTTAGTTTTAGAGGAACTAAATGCTCACGATGAACAGATTAGTCAATCGAAATTCGAGTATGGTCACGACCAATCACCCGAATTGTTCGAGATTGCCAAGAAATACTGTACTTTACACGCCGCTTCTGCTTGTTTACACACTTGGCTTTATAATCGTTCCATCTTGGGTGAATTTTTTGCCCGGGGGGAATGGTTGGTGTTGAGTTTACACCGATTACTGCGAACTCTCCGGCCGCTGCCTTACACTCTATCTGAGGTGTATGTAGAAAATGTTGCCCAAGAATTGCTGAAATTATATCGAGAAAATCAACATTTTTCGATCGCACCTTTTCAATTAGCCCATTCACAAACTACCGAGGAAAAAACCCATGAACTCCAACTCCAATCTTAA
- a CDS encoding beta strand repeat-containing protein: MAIITGTNANDILFGTSGDDTLDGLLGADTMDGGDGNDTYFVDNVGDIVKEFYDDALGGTADTVFASVTYSLAPGTFYNQGYGIENLTLTGFGNINATGNGKNNILKGNSGSNVLNGGVGADTMDGGDGNDTYFVDNVGDIVKEVFDDSLGGTADTVSASVTYSLAPGTPGNQGYGIENLTLTGSSNINATGNSKNNILTGNSGSNVLNGGVGADTMDGGDGNDTYFVDNVGDIVKEVFDDSLGGTADTVSASVTYSLAPGTPGNQGYGIENLTLTGSGNINATGNSKNNVLKGNTGSNVLNGGVGADTMDGGDGNDTYFVDNVGDIVKEVFDDSLGGTADTVSASVTYSLAPGTPGNQGYGIENLTLTGSSNINATGNSKNNILTGNSGSNVLNGGVGADTMDGGDGNDTYFVDNVGDIVKEVFDDSLGGTADTVSASVTYSLAPGTPGNQGYGIENLTLTGSSNINATGNSKNNILTGNASANTFFGTAGNDTINGGAGVDTANYSALSNVVTLGAFGVLNKGALGTDTLIAVESIVGSSLLGDTVDHSGASVAPATGTVTNLTTGVVKVNGTAAPLPLTFTVSQFENVIGSGFADTITGNSTNNSLNGGAGNDTLDGGAGNDTLIGGAGNDILIGGAGNDTLTGGAGADKFRFNFLSEKVDTIQDFLWPEGDKIEVSKSGFGATSLSQISYNAGTGSLSFLGTEFAKIANLPAGFAVSLDVVLI, translated from the coding sequence ATGGCCATAATTACAGGAACTAATGCCAACGACATACTGTTTGGTACCTCTGGCGACGACACCCTCGATGGTCTCTTGGGTGCCGACACTATGGATGGTGGTGATGGCAACGACACCTACTTCGTGGACAATGTGGGCGATATCGTCAAGGAATTCTACGACGATGCCCTGGGTGGGACGGCTGATACGGTATTTGCCTCAGTCACTTATTCTCTAGCACCGGGGACATTTTATAACCAAGGATATGGGATTGAGAACTTGACCCTGACGGGGTTTGGCAATATCAACGCTACTGGCAATGGTAAAAACAACATCCTCAAGGGCAACAGCGGCAGCAATGTCCTCAATGGTGGTGTGGGTGCCGACACTATGGATGGTGGTGATGGCAACGACACCTACTTCGTGGACAATGTGGGCGATATCGTCAAGGAGGTCTTCGATGATTCCCTGGGTGGGACAGCTGATACGGTATCTGCCTCAGTCACTTATTCTCTAGCACCGGGGACACCGGGTAACCAAGGATATGGGATTGAGAACTTGACCCTGACGGGGAGTAGCAATATCAACGCTACTGGCAATAGCAAAAACAACATCCTCACGGGCAACAGCGGCAGCAATGTCCTCAATGGTGGTGTGGGTGCCGACACTATGGATGGTGGTGATGGCAACGACACCTACTTCGTGGACAATGTGGGCGATATCGTCAAGGAGGTCTTCGATGATTCCCTGGGTGGGACAGCTGATACGGTATCTGCCTCAGTCACTTATTCTCTAGCACCGGGGACACCTGGGAACCAAGGATATGGGATTGAGAACTTGACCCTGACGGGGAGTGGCAATATCAACGCTACTGGCAATAGCAAAAACAACGTCCTCAAGGGCAACACTGGCAGCAATGTCCTCAATGGTGGTGTGGGTGCCGACACTATGGATGGTGGTGATGGCAACGACACCTACTTCGTGGACAATGTGGGCGATATCGTCAAGGAGGTCTTCGATGATTCCCTGGGTGGGACAGCTGATACGGTATCTGCCTCAGTCACTTATTCTCTAGCACCGGGGACACCGGGTAACCAAGGATATGGGATTGAGAACTTGACCCTGACGGGGAGTAGCAATATCAACGCTACTGGCAATAGCAAAAACAACATCCTCACGGGCAACAGCGGCAGCAATGTCCTCAATGGTGGTGTGGGTGCCGACACTATGGATGGTGGTGATGGCAACGACACCTACTTCGTGGACAATGTGGGCGATATCGTCAAGGAGGTCTTCGATGATTCCCTGGGTGGGACAGCTGATACGGTATCTGCCTCAGTCACTTATTCTCTAGCACCGGGGACACCGGGTAACCAAGGATATGGGATTGAGAACTTGACCCTGACGGGGAGTAGCAATATCAACGCTACTGGCAATAGCAAAAACAACATCCTCACGGGCAACGCCTCGGCCAACACGTTCTTCGGCACCGCTGGCAACGACACGATTAATGGTGGTGCTGGCGTCGATACGGCCAACTACAGCGCTCTGAGCAATGTCGTCACTTTGGGTGCCTTCGGGGTGTTGAACAAGGGAGCGCTGGGTACCGACACCTTGATTGCCGTGGAATCGATTGTGGGCAGCAGCCTGCTGGGCGACACGGTGGATCACAGCGGTGCCAGCGTGGCTCCCGCCACGGGAACGGTTACCAACCTCACCACCGGCGTGGTGAAGGTGAACGGCACGGCCGCGCCGCTGCCCTTGACCTTCACGGTGAGCCAGTTTGAAAACGTCATCGGCAGCGGCTTTGCCGACACGATCACGGGCAACAGCACCAACAATTCCCTCAATGGCGGAGCGGGGAATGACACCCTCGATGGCGGTGCTGGCAATGATACCCTGATTGGCGGCGCTGGCAATGACATCCTGATTGGTGGTGCTGGCAATGACACCCTGACTGGTGGTGCTGGTGCCGATAAGTTCCGCTTCAATTTCCTCTCCGAGAAAGTTGATACTATCCAAGACTTTTTATGGCCAGAAGGAGACAAAATTGAAGTTAGCAAATCGGGTTTTGGAGCCACTTCTCTGAGTCAGATCAGTTACAACGCAGGGACTGGATCACTTTCATTTTTAGGGACCGAGTTTGCCAAGATAGCAAACCTTCCAGCTGGTTTTGCGGTTTCTCTTGACGTAGTTCTTATTTAG
- a CDS encoding acyl carrier protein codes for MNSNSNLNNLVQNWLVKQLADQLSLDAKTINVTEPLTRYGLDSIDAVTMVGDLEDWVGQELPSTLFWDHSTIEKASLFLVENYDLSNLSGEETPAEVAPVAEKAEPAVSGGKGWSLFGRR; via the coding sequence ATGAACTCCAACTCCAATCTTAATAATCTCGTACAAAATTGGTTAGTTAAACAGTTAGCCGATCAGTTATCTTTGGATGCAAAAACGATTAATGTGACTGAACCTTTAACCCGTTATGGTTTAGATTCGATCGATGCGGTAACGATGGTGGGTGATCTAGAAGATTGGGTCGGTCAAGAGTTACCTTCTACCCTTTTCTGGGATCATTCTACTATCGAAAAAGCGTCTCTTTTCCTAGTAGAAAACTACGATCTTTCTAATCTTTCCGGTGAGGAAACCCCCGCAGAAGTTGCTCCCGTCGCTGAAAAAGCTGAACCGGCCGTTAGTGGTGGCAAAGGTTGGAGTTTATTCGGTCGTCGTTAA
- a CDS encoding DUF29 domain-containing protein → MAETLYEKDYVAWLQDQAEKLRSPERNTLDWQTLAEELEEMVDERKYKAESFLIQLLSHLLLYAYWKHPYYLPHWTDEIDNFRLELSLLFRSKVIYNHALERFGYCYQKALGKASRKSGLTLPVDCPWTIEKILDEDWFPS, encoded by the coding sequence ATGGCTGAAACCCTATATGAAAAAGACTATGTAGCTTGGCTGCAAGACCAGGCAGAAAAACTGCGATCGCCTGAACGCAATACTTTAGATTGGCAAACTTTAGCCGAGGAATTAGAGGAAATGGTTGATGAACGCAAATACAAAGCAGAAAGCTTTCTTATTCAACTCCTCAGTCACCTGCTACTTTACGCCTACTGGAAGCATCCTTACTACCTACCCCACTGGACAGACGAGATAGATAATTTCAGATTGGAATTGAGCTTGCTGTTTCGCTCTAAGGTAATCTACAATCATGCCTTAGAACGGTTTGGTTATTGTTATCAAAAAGCTCTGGGAAAAGCGAGCCGCAAAAGTGGATTAACTTTACCAGTTGACTGTCCGTGGACAATTGAGAAAATTCTTGATGAAGATTGGTTCCCTAGTTAA
- a CDS encoding phospholipid-binding protein, giving the protein MDWLKRIFGLDKPADAASAIAGEAAASGIPPERVGLDGKYDESGLAKRVVLAFDETPDLADEDKLWVAQTGSKVVLKGGVSNQATLNKMVAIASKVHGATSVDTSQVTIG; this is encoded by the coding sequence ATGGATTGGTTAAAAAGAATTTTTGGCTTAGATAAACCGGCCGATGCCGCTAGTGCGATCGCAGGGGAAGCCGCTGCTTCGGGTATTCCCCCCGAAAGAGTCGGATTAGATGGAAAATACGACGAAAGCGGCCTAGCTAAACGAGTAGTTTTAGCTTTTGACGAGACACCGGATTTAGCCGATGAGGACAAATTGTGGGTCGCTCAAACTGGTAGTAAAGTTGTACTAAAAGGCGGGGTTTCCAATCAGGCGACTTTAAATAAAATGGTGGCCATTGCCAGTAAAGTCCATGGGGCAACCAGTGTCGATACCAGTCAAGTAACTATTGGGTGA
- a CDS encoding COX15/CtaA family protein: protein MTESVFNPTPLRETGNIQVWMRRLVWKIAIATFALMVVGAATRVMNAGLACPDWPLCYGQWIPSQQMNLQVFLEWFHRLDASLIGFSTLALVGLSWWYRRHLPPWLLPSAIAALALILLQGVLGGLTVTQLLRFDIVTAHLATALLFFATLIVIAIGLTPYRGTGTVGKLTGMGMVATGLVYLQCLLGGLVGSRWAAHQCLTVSQLCTVMNSHIIGVFPATISVLTLVFFAWRTAAIHPLLKKLAFSAGGLVALQVFLGVATLKLHLQVEPLTITHHSIGALLVATLVAFTTFAFRDRSFAPK, encoded by the coding sequence ATGACCGAATCTGTTTTTAACCCGACACCCCTAAGAGAAACCGGCAATATTCAGGTGTGGATGCGCCGCTTAGTCTGGAAAATTGCGATCGCTACTTTCGCCCTCATGGTGGTGGGCGCTGCCACCAGAGTTATGAACGCCGGTTTAGCTTGTCCCGATTGGCCCCTGTGTTACGGTCAATGGATTCCCAGTCAGCAGATGAATCTACAGGTATTTCTGGAGTGGTTTCATCGTCTCGATGCCTCTTTGATCGGGTTTAGTACGCTCGCTCTCGTCGGTCTGTCTTGGTGGTATCGTCGCCATCTTCCCCCTTGGCTGTTGCCATCTGCGATCGCAGCTTTGGCCTTAATTCTCCTGCAAGGAGTCCTGGGAGGATTAACCGTCACCCAATTACTGCGATTTGACATCGTAACCGCTCATTTAGCCACAGCTTTGCTCTTTTTTGCCACCCTAATCGTCATTGCTATCGGTCTGACTCCCTACCGTGGCACAGGTACGGTCGGAAAACTAACCGGGATGGGAATGGTCGCCACCGGTCTAGTTTATCTGCAATGTCTCCTCGGCGGTCTCGTCGGTTCCCGTTGGGCAGCCCATCAGTGTTTAACGGTTTCCCAACTCTGCACGGTGATGAATAGTCACATTATCGGGGTTTTTCCCGCCACTATCTCGGTGTTAACCCTAGTTTTCTTCGCTTGGCGAACTGCCGCTATCCATCCTCTCCTCAAAAAACTAGCTTTTAGCGCCGGGGGATTAGTCGCCCTACAGGTGTTTTTGGGCGTTGCCACCCTGAAACTGCATCTACAGGTGGAACCCTTAACCATTACCCACCACAGCATCGGTGCGCTATTGGTGGCAACCCTCGTCGCTTTTACCACTTTCGCCTTTCGCGATCGTTCTTTCGCTCCTAAGTAA
- a CDS encoding STAS domain-containing protein, with protein sequence MKSPVKVAEIALFEPNGYITAANVLEFQEQLANLVNRSSSITFLVDMSRVEFLDSAGLMALVAAFRLAQSQEKSFNICSIPPSVKIIFELTQLDRVLSIFPSRADFDAVITLAQAA encoded by the coding sequence ATGAAAAGTCCTGTAAAAGTCGCAGAAATTGCTCTATTTGAGCCAAACGGCTATATTACCGCCGCTAACGTCCTAGAATTTCAAGAGCAGCTCGCCAATCTGGTTAACCGGAGCAGCTCTATCACTTTTCTCGTGGATATGAGCAGGGTGGAATTCCTCGACAGTGCCGGATTAATGGCTTTAGTTGCCGCCTTTCGTCTGGCTCAAAGTCAAGAAAAATCCTTCAATATTTGTTCTATTCCACCTTCAGTCAAGATTATCTTTGAATTAACCCAACTCGATCGGGTTCTCTCGATTTTCCCTAGCCGTGCTGACTTTGATGCTGTTATCACTCTCGCCCAAGCGGCGTAA
- a CDS encoding cytochrome c oxidase subunit II, which produces MKIPSSILTLVLGIALTLISLWYGQNHGLMPVAASEDAQEIDNIFNLMMTIATGLFLIVEGVIIYIVIRFRRQPGDQTDGPAVEGNVPLEIFWTAIPTVIVFILAVYSFEIYNNIGGLDPLISKGGKGEIAHHGHHHGTMMALAGDRRVALGIGNSYDGEGVPPLVVNVKGIQYAWIFTYPETGIVSGELHAPVNRPVQLNMEAGDVIHAFWVPQLRLKQDVIPGQETVLSFTSNQIGQYPIICAELCGAYHGGMKSSFVVHSQGDYDQWVQDNTIAEVDSDRTVAMTTKDRSDSQYLTPYTEEMGINAEILAQVPHQHQM; this is translated from the coding sequence GTGAAAATTCCCAGCAGTATCCTGACGCTCGTACTCGGGATCGCCTTGACCTTAATTAGTCTCTGGTATGGCCAAAATCATGGCTTAATGCCCGTGGCCGCTTCCGAAGATGCCCAGGAGATAGATAATATCTTTAATCTGATGATGACCATCGCCACGGGGCTATTTTTAATAGTTGAAGGCGTGATTATCTATATAGTGATTCGCTTTCGCCGCCAACCGGGGGATCAAACCGACGGGCCGGCAGTGGAGGGCAATGTCCCCCTAGAAATCTTCTGGACAGCCATCCCGACGGTAATCGTTTTTATCCTTGCCGTCTATAGCTTCGAGATTTATAACAATATCGGCGGTCTCGATCCCTTGATTTCCAAGGGTGGCAAAGGAGAAATCGCCCACCACGGTCATCACCACGGCACGATGATGGCCCTGGCTGGCGATCGCAGAGTAGCCCTAGGTATCGGCAATTCCTACGATGGTGAAGGAGTTCCCCCCCTAGTGGTCAATGTTAAAGGTATTCAATACGCTTGGATCTTCACCTATCCCGAAACCGGCATTGTTTCCGGGGAACTGCACGCTCCCGTCAATCGCCCCGTGCAACTGAATATGGAAGCGGGAGATGTGATCCATGCTTTCTGGGTTCCCCAATTGCGTCTAAAACAGGACGTTATCCCCGGACAGGAAACGGTGTTATCGTTCACATCCAACCAAATTGGTCAATATCCGATCATTTGTGCGGAACTTTGCGGGGCCTATCACGGCGGCATGAAATCTAGCTTTGTAGTTCACTCCCAAGGGGATTACGACCAATGGGTGCAGGATAACACGATCGCCGAAGTTGACAGCGATCGAACTGTAGCCATGACCACTAAAGATCGCTCTGATAGTCAATATTTGACCCCCTACACCGAAGAAATGGGCATCAACGCTGAAATCCTCGCCCAAGTTCCCCATCAGCACCAAATGTAA
- a CDS encoding CoB--CoM heterodisulfide reductase iron-sulfur subunit B family protein: MSSNFLESMTVKNLQYAYFPGCVAQGACRELYLSTAALTEALGINLVELKKAACCGSGTYKEDSQLLEDAVNARNIALAEALNLPLLTHCSTCQGVIGHVDERLKEAKHNNPNYVEEVNNYLQKEHCSPYQGTTTVKHLLWAIVGDYGLDNLADKVVRPLSGLNCAGFYGCYLLRVQDTLPYDNPFQPESLENVFRVVGANPIYYQGRTQCCGWPLSSYATTQSFQMAGKHILEAMAAGADCLVTPCPLCHLNLDSRQPEVAKVIGRSLGLPVLHFSQLVALALGVSPDRLGLDRHIVSTKSLLKKLGF; encoded by the coding sequence ATGAGTAGTAATTTCCTAGAATCCATGACAGTCAAAAATCTCCAGTATGCTTATTTTCCCGGTTGTGTCGCCCAAGGTGCCTGTCGGGAACTATATTTATCCACGGCAGCCCTGACGGAAGCTTTGGGGATTAATTTAGTCGAACTCAAAAAAGCTGCCTGTTGTGGTTCGGGAACTTATAAGGAAGATTCGCAGCTGTTGGAAGATGCCGTCAATGCGCGCAATATTGCCCTAGCGGAAGCCCTCAATTTACCCCTGTTGACTCACTGTAGCACCTGTCAAGGGGTGATCGGTCATGTGGATGAGCGCTTGAAGGAAGCAAAGCATAATAATCCCAATTATGTTGAGGAAGTTAATAATTATTTACAGAAAGAACATTGTTCCCCCTATCAAGGTACGACGACGGTTAAGCACCTACTCTGGGCAATTGTCGGCGATTATGGCTTAGATAATTTGGCGGACAAGGTGGTTCGTCCCTTATCAGGCTTAAATTGTGCCGGTTTTTATGGTTGTTATCTCTTGCGGGTCCAGGATACTCTCCCCTACGATAATCCTTTTCAGCCGGAATCTCTAGAAAATGTCTTTCGGGTGGTGGGGGCGAATCCGATTTATTATCAAGGACGCACTCAATGCTGTGGTTGGCCCCTGTCCAGTTATGCCACCACCCAATCGTTCCAAATGGCAGGAAAACACATTTTAGAGGCGATGGCAGCGGGGGCCGATTGTTTAGTCACCCCTTGTCCTTTATGCCATCTTAATCTTGATTCCCGACAACCGGAAGTGGCAAAAGTGATCGGTCGAAGTTTAGGTTTACCCGTGTTACATTTTTCCCAATTAGTCGCCTTAGCGCTGGGAGTCAGTCCCGATCGTTTAGGATTAGATCGACACATCGTTTCGACCAAATCTCTGTTAAAGAAATTGGGTTTTTAG
- the ctaD gene encoding cytochrome c oxidase subunit I, translating to MTASTEITTPATVPEVIHHRKWTDYFTFCTDHKVIGIQYLVTAFLFFFIGGAFAEVLRTELATPDPDFVSPELYNQFMTMHGTIMIFLWIVPVGAGFANYLIPLMIGAEDMAFPRLNAVAFWLNPPGGLLLLSSFFVGAPQSGWTSYPPLSLISGKWGEELWILSLLLIGTSSILGSINFITTILKMRIPEMDLYSMPLFCWAMLATSTLVLLSTPVLASALVLLSFDLIAGTSFFNPAGGGDPVVYQHMFWFYSHPAVYIMILPFFGTISEILPVHARKPIFGYRAIAYSSLTICFLGLIVWAHHMFTSGTPGWLRMFFMAATMLIAVPTGIKIFSWCATLWGGKLSLNTSLLFGIGFLSSFLIGGLTGIMLASVPFDIHVHDTYFVVGHFHYVLFGGTAMALFAAVYHWFPKMTGRMYNETLGRIHFVLTFIGLNLTFMPMHELGLLGMNRRIALYDVQFQGLNVLSTAGAYILGISSIPFAINMVWSAFKGQPAGRNPWRALTLEWQTSSPPIIENFEEMPILWSGPYDYGIDMEESEAAESVQDLLAEVGAESQ from the coding sequence ATGACAGCATCAACGGAAATAACCACCCCAGCAACCGTTCCCGAGGTGATCCATCACCGCAAGTGGACCGATTACTTTACTTTCTGCACCGATCATAAAGTCATCGGTATTCAATATCTGGTGACTGCCTTTCTTTTCTTCTTTATTGGCGGTGCTTTCGCGGAAGTGCTGCGGACAGAATTAGCCACTCCCGACCCCGATTTCGTCTCCCCAGAACTATATAACCAATTCATGACCATGCACGGAACGATCATGATCTTTCTTTGGATCGTTCCGGTTGGGGCGGGTTTTGCCAATTATCTCATTCCCCTGATGATTGGGGCGGAAGATATGGCTTTTCCTCGTCTTAACGCTGTGGCTTTCTGGCTTAATCCCCCCGGCGGGCTGCTATTATTATCCAGTTTCTTTGTCGGCGCACCCCAGTCCGGTTGGACTTCCTACCCACCTTTAAGCTTAATTAGCGGCAAATGGGGCGAAGAATTGTGGATTTTGAGCCTTTTATTGATCGGGACTTCCTCGATTTTAGGCTCGATTAATTTCATCACCACGATCCTGAAAATGCGGATTCCTGAGATGGATTTGTACAGTATGCCGCTATTTTGTTGGGCAATGCTGGCCACCTCGACTCTGGTACTGCTTTCCACCCCTGTTCTCGCTTCTGCTCTCGTTCTCTTATCCTTTGATTTAATCGCTGGCACGAGCTTTTTTAATCCCGCCGGGGGCGGCGATCCGGTGGTTTATCAGCATATGTTCTGGTTTTACTCCCATCCTGCCGTTTATATCATGATTTTGCCCTTTTTCGGCACGATATCGGAGATATTACCGGTTCATGCGCGTAAACCGATTTTTGGTTATCGAGCGATCGCCTATTCCAGTCTCACCATCTGTTTCTTGGGTTTAATTGTTTGGGCCCACCATATGTTCACCAGCGGCACCCCCGGCTGGTTACGGATGTTTTTCATGGCGGCAACCATGTTAATCGCCGTTCCCACGGGCATTAAAATCTTTAGTTGGTGTGCCACCCTTTGGGGGGGTAAACTTAGTCTCAATACGTCTTTGTTATTTGGGATTGGTTTCCTGTCTTCCTTCCTCATCGGTGGTTTGACCGGGATTATGTTGGCTTCTGTTCCCTTCGATATCCACGTCCACGATACCTATTTTGTCGTCGGTCACTTCCACTATGTACTATTTGGTGGTACGGCAATGGCCCTGTTTGCTGCCGTTTACCATTGGTTCCCGAAAATGACCGGACGGATGTATAACGAAACTCTCGGTCGTATCCACTTTGTTCTCACTTTTATCGGTTTGAATTTAACTTTCATGCCGATGCACGAATTGGGATTATTGGGTATGAACCGTCGTATTGCCCTGTATGATGTGCAGTTTCAGGGTTTAAATGTTCTTAGTACCGCAGGGGCTTATATTCTCGGTATATCGAGTATTCCCTTCGCTATTAATATGGTCTGGAGCGCCTTTAAAGGTCAACCCGCCGGTCGTAATCCTTGGCGCGCTTTAACCCTAGAATGGCAAACCTCCTCTCCCCCAATTATCGAGAATTTCGAGGAAATGCCGATTCTTTGGTCCGGCCCCTACGATTACGGTATTGATATGGAAGAATCAGAAGCAGCGGAATCAGTACAAGATCTGCTCGCTGAAGTAGGTGCGGAATCGCAATAA